From a single Sphaeramia orbicularis chromosome 4, fSphaOr1.1, whole genome shotgun sequence genomic region:
- the LOC115418560 gene encoding LOW QUALITY PROTEIN: tctex1 domain-containing protein 2-like (The sequence of the model RefSeq protein was modified relative to this genomic sequence to represent the inferred CDS: deleted 1 base in 1 codon) produces the protein MMQGSNTYLIRPNHQHKFKPAVVKEYIREIVRDRLSGVRYNPEEVPELVRSLADSIKDKVKNAGLDRYKLVVQVVIGEQRGQGVKMSSRCLWDADTDNYAEDVFMNENMFCVAAVFGSYYY, from the exons ATGATGCAGGGCTCAAATACATACCTCATACGTCCGAACCATCAGCACAA ATTTAAACCAGCTGTGGTCAAAGAGTATATTCGTGAAATAGTGAGGGACCGTTTGTCGGGGGTCCGGTATAACCCAGAGGAGGTTCCGGAGCTG GTCCGGTCGTTGGCAGACAGCATAAAGGATAAGGTGAAAA ATGCTGGTTTGGACAGATATAAACTGGTTGTGCAGGTGGTTATTGGAGAACAGCGAGGACAGGGAGTGAA gATGTCCTCCAGGTGTTTATGGGATGCTGACACAGATAACTATGCAGAGGATGTGTTCATGAAT GAGAACATGTTCTGTGTTGCAGCAGTTTTTGGAAGCTACTACTACTGA
- the LOC115418542 gene encoding neuromedin-U receptor 1-like yields the protein MNMSNCSFVLVHDKGTGDCPPGDRCAPLSVPGLNSSSTHLDDACLSETLYLEKYLGPPRSSVFLPVCLIYLTVFMVGVFGNILTCTVIVRNKVMWTPTNYYLFSLAVSDLLVLLLGMPLELYELWQNYPFLLGKGGCYFKTFLFETVCLASILNVSALSVERYIAVVHPLRAKYVVTRTHAKRVILTVWGVSVLCAVPNTSLHGITTLHRPSTGPEGNGSTHTEIPDSAICTLVKPQWIYNLTIQITTLLFFILPMLTISVLYMLIGLQLKREKLHQTLEAKAGFEQDSFCHVRTQQQKLRRQQVTKMLFVLVVVFGICWAPFHTDRLMWSFIQDWTDAHRELFEYVHIISGVFFYLSSAVNPILYNLMSTRFREMFKEVMCHRPHHTTPRKHSLSVTRVTLRSTLSDAPLSTGAAVGEAEDADGRVKEEVMCSC from the exons atGAACATGTCCAACTGCTCCTTTGTCCTCGTCCATGACAAAGGGACAGGGGACTGTCCTCCAGGGGACAGGTGTGCTCCTCTGTCCGTCCCTGGCCTGAACAGCAGCTCCACTCACCTGGATGACGCCTGTTTATCAGAAACACTGTACTTGGAGAAGTACCTGGGTCCTCCTCGTTCCTCTGTGTTCCTGCCGGTGTGCCTCATCTACCTGACCGTCTTCATGGTCGGTGTTTTTGGAAACATCCTGACGTGCACCGTTATCGTCCGGAACAAAGTAATGTGGACTCCCACCAACTACTACCTGTTCAGCCTGGCGGTGTCGGACCTGCTGGTGCTGCTGCTGGGGATGCCTCTGGAGCTCTACGAGCTGTGGCAGAACTACCCCTTTCTTCTGGGGAAAGGTGGTTGCTACTTCAAAACCTTCTTGTTTGAAACCGTCTGCTTGGCATCCATCCTGAACGTGTCTGCTCTGAGCGTGGAGCGCTACATCGCTGTGGTTCATCCACTACGGGCTAAATATGTAGTGACGCGCACTCACGCTAAGCGGGTGATCCTGACGGTCTGGGGGGTGTCCGTGTTGTGTGCTGTACCCAACACTAGTCTTCATGGGATTACCACCCTTCATAGACCTTCTACGGGTCCTGAGGGGAACGGTTCCACACACACAGAGATCCCTGACTCAGCCATCTGTACACTGGTGAAgcctcagtggatctacaacctGACCATCCAGATCACCACGCTGCTGTTCTTCATCCTGCCCATGCTCACCATCAGTGTTCTCTACATGCTCATCGGCCTCCAACTGAAGCGGGAGAAGCTCCATCAGACCCTGGAGGCCAAAGCCGGCTTTGAGCAGGACAGCTTCTGTCATGTTCGTACACAGCAGCAGAAGCTTCGCCGCCAACAAGTCACTAAGATGTTGT tcgTTTTAGTGGTGGTCTTTGGGATCTGCTGGGCCCCCTTTCACACTGACCGCCTCATGTGGAGTTTCATCCAGGACTGGACCGACGCCCACCGGGAGCTCTTTGAGTACGTGCACATCATTTCTGGGGTGTTCTTCTACCTGAGCTCCGCAGTCAATCCCATCCTCTACAACCTCATGTCCACACGCTTCAGGGAAATGTTCAAGGAGGTCATGTGTCATCGGCCACATCACACCACGCCGCGAAAACACTCTCTGAGCGTGACCAGAGTGACCCTTCGAAGTACTCTGAGCGATGCACCGCTCAGCACCGGAGCAGCTGTTGGTGAAGCAGAGGACGCAGACGgaagggtgaaggaggaggtcaTGTGTTCATGTTAG